The Diabrotica undecimpunctata isolate CICGRU unplaced genomic scaffold, icDiaUnde3 ctg00001162.1, whole genome shotgun sequence genome window below encodes:
- the LOC140431768 gene encoding uncharacterized protein: protein MVHDVTVLNRCLVGSDHKMVRAKIVLNLQKQGYKMITKTHPIGWNPIENTMSFEEEILRCLETTNIDVMDVETLNDNLIKAIKNAEKKCNTNPRRDKEEKISQETKRLMETRRELKNKNDTNARVLQQLNKDIYKAVRRDVRQYNTKKITTVVEETKRLKVLKRCQALGKKNIVKHADRNGKVVTDKDKIIKVVEEFYTELYRERGKKDGTKLRKVQNVGSGDIPEITIEEVSKSLNRMKNNKAAGDDQIVIEAIKAGGKTVLKSLIQLYNLCHSKEVTPSQ from the coding sequence ATGGTCCatgatgtaacagttcttaatagATGTTTAGTGGGAAGTGATCATAAAATGGTAAGAGCGAAGATCGTTCTAAATCTCCAAAAACAAGGATACAAAATGATAACAAAAACACACCCAATAGGATGGAATCCAATCGAAAACACCATGTCCTTCGAAGAGGAAATTCTGAGATGTCTAGAGACAACAAATATAGACGTTATGGATGTCGAAaccttaaatgataatttaataaaagctATTAAGAACGCAGAGAAAAAGTGCAATACAAATCCTAGGAGAGATAAGGAGGAAAAAATCAGTCAAGAGACAAAAAGACTTATGGAGACACGAAGAGAACTTAAGAACAAAAACGATACGAATGCACGCGTACTACAACAACTTAATAAAGATATTTATAAAGCAGTGAGAAGGGACGTACGACAATATAACACAAAAAAGATTACAACGGTTGTCGAGGAAACTAAAAGATTAAAGGTGCTGAAGAGATGTCAAGCTCTAGGTAAGAAGAATATTGTTAAGCACGCAGATCGAAATGGAAAAGTGGTAACagataaagataagataattAAGGTAgttgaagaattttacacagaattaTATAGAGAAAGGGGTAAGAAAGACGGCACCAAGTTGAGAAAAGTCCAGAATGTGGGTTCAGGGGATATCCCAGAAATAACAATCGAAGAAGTCTCAAAGTCATTAAAtcgaatgaaaaacaataaagcagctGGTGATGACCAAATCGTTATTGAGGCAATTAAAGCAGGAGGAAAGACAGTATTGAAATCATTGATACAATTATATAACTTATGCCATTCAAAAGAGGTTACACCATCTCAGTAG